The Streptomyces sp. DG1A-41 genomic sequence ACTCCGACAGGACCATCACCGAAGCGTGCGCCATCGGGCTGTCGTACTGGACGACGGGCCGGAGTCCCGACGGCATCGACCTCACCCCCGGCACCCTGTTCGCCGACGTCCTCGGCTGGGTCGACAACGGCGGGGCCGGGCCCGGTGACTGGGAGGTCGGCGCGGACGGCCGCAGCATCACCGTCCCCGACGGTGTCGCGCCGGCCGACGCGCAGCTCGCGCTGGACGATCTGGCCGACTTCCCGGACCGGCCCCTCGGCACCATCGGTCCGTCCAGCGTGGCCGCGAGGCTGGACGTCCTGGCCCGCTGGAACGACACCGAGGCCGACCGGATCCGCCCGGCCATCGTCGAGATGTTCCGCGAACAGGCACGGACCAGGCCGGACGCCGTCGCCGTCGTCGACGAGCACCGATCGCTGACCTACCGTCAAGCAGCTGAACACGCCAGTCAACTGGCCCACCACTTGATCGAACGCGGCCTCGGCCACGAACAGGTCGTCGGCATCTCGCTGCGCCGCTCCGCCGACATGGTCATCGGGCTCCTCGCCGTGCTCCAGGCGGGCTGCGCCTTCGTACCGCTCGATCCGCAGTGGCCCGCCGCGCGCCGGGCCGTCGTCATCGAGGACGCCCGGGTCGTCGTACAGCTCAACGACTCGGGCGAGCACGACCCGGCCGAACCTCCGGCCGTGGCCGTCGACCTCGACGACTGGCGCTACGGCTCCCACCCCACCGAGGGGACCGGCGTCACCGTCCACGGCGACGCCCTCGCCTACGTGATCTTCACGTCGGGCTCGACCGGACGGCCCAAGGGCGCCATGATCCGGCACGAGGCGATCAGCGAGCGCCTGCTGTGGCAGGTGAACGAGATCCTGGGCTTCGGCCACGACGACGCCTCGCTGTTCAAGGCGCCGTTGTCCTTCGACATCTCCATCAACGAGATATTCCTGCCGCTGGTGTCCGGCGCCCGCCTCGTGGTGCTGCGACCCGGCGGCGAACGCGACCCCCACCATCTGCTGAGCGTGATCGCCGAGCAGCGCGTCACCTTCACCTACCTGGTGTCGTCCATGCTGGACGTCCTGCTGGAGATCGCCGGCGACTCCGGCCGCCTGGACAGCCTCAGGCACGTGTGGTGCGGCGGCGAGGTGCTGACCCCGGAGCTGTACGAGCGGTTCCGCACCAAGCTCGACATCCCCATGTACCACGGCTACGGCCCCGCCGAGACGACCATCGGCGTCTCGCACGTCATCTACCGGGGAGCGGCGGAACGGCTGTCGACCTCCATCGGCAAGGCCAACCCCAACACCGAACTGTACGTCCTCGACGAGGAATTGCGCCCGGTCCCCGTCGGGGTCGGCGGCGAACTGTACGTGGGCGGGTTCCTCCTGGGGCGCGGCTACGTCAACGCGCCCGGTCTGACGGCCTCCCGGTTCGTCGCCAACCCCTTCGCGAACGACGGTTCCCGGCTCTACCGCACCGGTGACCTCGCCCGCTTCGCCCCGGACGGATCGCTGGACTTCCTCGGCCGCGCCGACAACCAGATCAAGATCCGCGGTATGAGGCTGGAGATCGAGGACGTCGAGGTCGGCCTCGCCGAGCACCCCCGCGTACGGCACACCTGCGTCGTCGCCCGGAAGAACGCGGCGGGCGGCACCTACCTGGTGGGCTACGTCATCCCGGCCGCCGGAAGCGAGGACCTGAGGGCGGACGAGGTCAAGGCGTGGGCCGCCGAGCACATGGTCGAGTACATGGTGCCCGCCCACATCGTCGTGATGACTCGGTTCCCGCTCACCGCCAACGGCAAGCTCGACCGCAACGCCCTGCCGGAGCCCACGATCGGCACGGGCACGCTTCTGCGGCCCACCACCGAAAACGAGCGCGCGGTCTGCGCGGCCGTCGCGTCCGTGCTGCGACTCGAAGAGGTCGGCGTCGACCAGGACTTCTTCCAGCTCGGCGGCGACAGCATCCTGGCGATCTCGCTGCTGACAGCGCTGCGCGACGCGGGCCTCTACGTCACGGCACGGCAGATCTTCACCCATGGCACCGTCGGGGCCCTGGCCTCGGTCGCGAGCCGGGAGGACGTCTCCACGGTCGACCACCGCGATGTCGCGACCGGTTCCGTCGTGGGATCGCCCATCGTGCAGTGGCTCGGCGAGACCACGGACGCGATCGACGGCTTCGTGCAGTCGGTCGTGCTCAACACCCCGCCGGACCTGACCGCCGGCGCTCTCGACGAGATCCTCACCGCCGTGGTCCGCAGGCACGACATGCTGCGCGCCAGGCTGGTGCGCGCGGACCGCTGGAGCTTCGACATCCTCGAGCCGGACGGGACTCTCGCCGGGTGGCAGGAGAGCGACCGGCCGCTCGATGCGTGCGTCGCACTCGCCACCGACGCCCTGGACCCCGACCACGGGGTGATGCTGCGAGCCGTCTGGCGACGCGCGGCAGGGCAACTGGTCCTGGTAGCCCATCACGTGGTGATCGACGGCGTGTCCTGGCGGATCCTGATGGACGACCTGGCCACGGCCTGGCGGCAGTTCACCTCCGGTACCCCGATCGAGCTGCCCCCGGTGGGCACGTCCTTCCGGCGCTGGACGCAACTGCTGGAGCGCGCGGCCTTCGACGCGGACAGTTCCTACTACTGGCGCCCCCTGCCGGGAGGGGACCGGCCGCTGGGCAGGCGCCCGCTGTCCGAGGCCGACACCGTCGCGACGGAGCGACTGCGGACCGTCTCGGCCGGCCCGGAGGTCACGGCCGCGATCCTGGGCGAGACCCCCGCGAAGTTCCACGCTGGCGTCAACGACGTCCTGCTGACCGGGCTCGCCGTCGCGCTCGCCCGGTGGCGCCGCGACCTGGGACAGGACCAGACCTTCGCGCACATCGAACTGGAAGGCCACGGCCGCGAAGGACAGTTCGTGGCGGCCTCCGCCGGCTTCGAGCCCGAGCTGTCGCGGACCGTCGGCTGGTTCACCACCCTCTTCCCGGTGACCGTCGACCCCGGCACGGCGGCCGACTTCACCGCACCCGACTACCTGACCGCCGCCCTCAAGGCGGTCAAGGAAGACCTCGCCCGGGTGCCGGACAACGGCGTCTCCTACGGTGCCCTGCGGTACCTGACCGACACCGAGTTCGACGCGCCCGCACCGCAGGTGCTCTTCAACTACCTCGGCCGCTTCGCCGCTGGCGACCCCGGTGACTGGCAACTCGCCCAAGCCACCGGCCAGTTGGGGGAAAAGCGTGACCCCCGGATGCGGCTGCCGCGAGCCCTGGAGTTCAACGCGATCGCCGAACCGGCCCCGACCGGCGAGTATGACCTGGTCACCACCATCTCCTGGCCCGACGGCATGTTCACCGACGAGGACATCGCGACCATCGGCGAGTACTTCCGGGACGCCCTGGCCGGACTGGCCGCACTCGACCCGCAGGGCGGCCACTCGCCCAGTGACTTCGCCCTGGTGCCGCTGACACAGGCCGACGTCGACGCCCTGGACGGTCCGGCCCTGCGGGACATCCTGCCGCTCACGCCGTTGCAGGAGGGCCTGTACTTCCACTCCGTCTTCGACGACGACTCGGCCGGCGCCTACGTCGAACAGCAACTCCTCACCCTGAACGGCGAGGTGGACACCGACCGGCTCGCGGCGGCGGCCACCCGGCTGCTCACGCTGTACCCGAACCTGGCCGCCCGGTTCGTGGCCCTCGCCGACGGCCGGGTGGTCTCCGTACTGGTCAGCGGCGTCGAGGCGCCCTTCACCACCCTGGACCGCCCCGGCATCAACGACGCCGAGATACGCGACCTGGCCGAGCGGGACCGCCGCGCCGGATTCGACCTGGCGACGGGCCCGTTGACGCGGTACACCCTCATCCGCTCGGGTCCCGGCCGGAACGTCCTCGTCCAGACCGTGCACCACATCATCGCCGACGGCTGGTCGGTGCCGCCGATGCTCCGCGCACTGCTCGCCGAGTACCACGCGCCGGGGACCGTCTACCCGGTCGGCGGCTTCTCCGACTACGTACGCCGGCTCGCCGGGCGTGACGCCGACGAGAGCGACCGGGTGTGGCGCGAGCAGCTCGCGGACCTGCCCGGCCCGTCGCTGGTCGCCGAGGGACACACCCCGTCCGACCGGTTCGCCGACACCGCCGTGCGGCCGGAGCACGACATCGACGCGGCCGCCCGGTCGGCCGGCGTGCCGCTGAGCGTGGCCGTGCACAGCGCCTGGGCGGTGACGCTGGGCGGCATCCTGCACGGCAGGGACGTGGTGTTCGGCTCAACGGTGTCCGGCCGCGACGCGGACGTGCCCGGCATCGAGGACATGGTGGGTCTGTTCATCAACACGATCCCCGTACGCGCCCGTTGGACCGGTCCCACCACCGCGCGGGACCTGCTCGCCTCGGTGCGGGAACACCAGGGCGCGGTCATGCCGCACCAGCACGTCTCGCTGGCCAGGATCGGCCGTCAGGCCGATGCCGGCTCCCTGTTCGACACCCTGGTGGTGTTCGACGTCGCGACCGACGTGGACGGACTGCGGCGGCCCGGCGACACGCTGGTCGTCACCGATCTCGTCAACGAGGGCGCACCGCACTACCCGTTGACCCTGGTGGTGGAACGCGCACTCGACGGCCGCCCGCGCTTCAACCTGATCTACGACGGCGAACTGCTGCGGGAGACGACCGCCCAGTCGATCCTGCGCACGTTCACCTCGACCCTCACCGCCCTGCTCACCCGGCCGGACACCCTGGTCGACGACCTGGCGTCCGAGGGCGACCGGCGTCCCGCACACATCACTCCGACGACCCTGGGCGCCCTGTTCGACGCCGCCGCGCGACGCGACCCGGCCGCCACCGCCGTCACCCAGTGCCGGCTCGACGGCGGCACCCGGTCCCTGACGTACGGCGAACTGACGGAGGCCAAGGAGCAGTTGGCCTCGGCTCTGCGCGCGGCCGGTGTCGGCCCCGGCCGGCGGGTCGCCGTCGCCGTCCCGCGGTCCGTCGAGCAGGTCGTCGCCCTGGTCGCGATCGTCGCAGCGGGCGGCGCGTACGTACCGCTGGACCTGGCGTACCCGGACGAACGGCTCGAGTACATCCTCGCCGACGCCGCGCCTCGGGTCGTCCTCGTGGACAGCGAGCAGCGCGACCGCTTCACGGAACTCCTGGCCCGGACGGGCGTGCAGGCCCGCGTGCTCGTGCAGGACGACGAGCTGCCGCAGGCCACCACCGAGCCCGGTCCCGGGGCCAGTTGGCACGACCCCGCATACGTGATCTACACGTCCGGATCGACCGGCCGCCCCAAGGGCGTCGTCGTCCCGCACTCCAGCGTGGTGACGCTGCTCGCCCACACCCGGCCCGACATGGACTTCGGCCCGCACGACGTCTGGGTCCAGTTCCACTCCTTCTCCTTCGACTTCGCGGTCTGGGAGTTGTGGGGCGCGCTGGCATACGGCGGTGAGCTGCTGGTGCCGGAGTACGGGCTCACCCGTTCCCCGGTCGACTTCCACCGGCTGGTCCGCGAGCGCGGGGTGACCGTGCTCAACCAGACGCCGTCCGCCTTCTACCAGTTCATCGAGGCCGACCGGCACGCCGGCGAGCCCCTGCCCGCCCTGCGCCGCATCATCTTCGGCGGTGAGGCGCTGGACCTCGGGCGGCTGCGCGGCTGGGTCGAACGGCACGGCACCGGCTCGCCCGAGCTGGTCAACATGTACGGCATCACAGAGACCACCGTGCACGTCACCCACCGGGTGCTGACGGACGAGGACTTCGGCCCGGGCGACTGGGTCAGCCCGATCGGCGGTCCGATCCCCGGCCTGGTCACCTACCTTCTCGACGACCGGCTCCGGCCGGTGCCGCCGGGCCGGGTGGGCGCCATCTACGTCGCCGGCGACCAGGTGTCCCTCGGCTACCTGGGCAGGCCCGGGCTCACCGCGGGCCGGTTCGTGGCGAACCCCTTCGCCGGGGACGGCTCCCGCATGTACCACACGGGTGACCTCGCCCGCCGCACCCTCGACGGCGAGCTGGAGTTCGTCGGCCGCGCCGACGACCAGGTCCAGCTCAAGGGCTTCCGCGTCGAGCTGGGCGAGGTGGAGTCCGCGATCCGGGAACTCGACGGCGTGATCGACGTGGCCGTGACGGTGGCGGACAGCGGTGATCACCTGGTGGCGCACGTGGTGGGCCGGGTGCCGGGGGACTTCGCCGAGCAACTGGCCGCGAAGCTGCCCGGGCACATGGTCCCGGGCCGGGTGATGCCGGTTGAAGCACTGCCTCTGACGGTGAACGGCAAGCTGGATCGGAAGGCACTGGTGGAACGCGCCCTCAGGGGCGCGGGGCTGTCTCAATGTGCGGCTCCGCCGCGGGGCGCGACAAGCCACGACGCACCCGCGGACGAAACCACCGCG encodes the following:
- a CDS encoding amino acid adenylation domain-containing protein, whose translation is MMEPSARLVRLSPARLAEVRRRTGDHSDRTITEACAIGLSYWTTGRSPDGIDLTPGTLFADVLGWVDNGGAGPGDWEVGADGRSITVPDGVAPADAQLALDDLADFPDRPLGTIGPSSVAARLDVLARWNDTEADRIRPAIVEMFREQARTRPDAVAVVDEHRSLTYRQAAEHASQLAHHLIERGLGHEQVVGISLRRSADMVIGLLAVLQAGCAFVPLDPQWPAARRAVVIEDARVVVQLNDSGEHDPAEPPAVAVDLDDWRYGSHPTEGTGVTVHGDALAYVIFTSGSTGRPKGAMIRHEAISERLLWQVNEILGFGHDDASLFKAPLSFDISINEIFLPLVSGARLVVLRPGGERDPHHLLSVIAEQRVTFTYLVSSMLDVLLEIAGDSGRLDSLRHVWCGGEVLTPELYERFRTKLDIPMYHGYGPAETTIGVSHVIYRGAAERLSTSIGKANPNTELYVLDEELRPVPVGVGGELYVGGFLLGRGYVNAPGLTASRFVANPFANDGSRLYRTGDLARFAPDGSLDFLGRADNQIKIRGMRLEIEDVEVGLAEHPRVRHTCVVARKNAAGGTYLVGYVIPAAGSEDLRADEVKAWAAEHMVEYMVPAHIVVMTRFPLTANGKLDRNALPEPTIGTGTLLRPTTENERAVCAAVASVLRLEEVGVDQDFFQLGGDSILAISLLTALRDAGLYVTARQIFTHGTVGALASVASREDVSTVDHRDVATGSVVGSPIVQWLGETTDAIDGFVQSVVLNTPPDLTAGALDEILTAVVRRHDMLRARLVRADRWSFDILEPDGTLAGWQESDRPLDACVALATDALDPDHGVMLRAVWRRAAGQLVLVAHHVVIDGVSWRILMDDLATAWRQFTSGTPIELPPVGTSFRRWTQLLERAAFDADSSYYWRPLPGGDRPLGRRPLSEADTVATERLRTVSAGPEVTAAILGETPAKFHAGVNDVLLTGLAVALARWRRDLGQDQTFAHIELEGHGREGQFVAASAGFEPELSRTVGWFTTLFPVTVDPGTAADFTAPDYLTAALKAVKEDLARVPDNGVSYGALRYLTDTEFDAPAPQVLFNYLGRFAAGDPGDWQLAQATGQLGEKRDPRMRLPRALEFNAIAEPAPTGEYDLVTTISWPDGMFTDEDIATIGEYFRDALAGLAALDPQGGHSPSDFALVPLTQADVDALDGPALRDILPLTPLQEGLYFHSVFDDDSAGAYVEQQLLTLNGEVDTDRLAAAATRLLTLYPNLAARFVALADGRVVSVLVSGVEAPFTTLDRPGINDAEIRDLAERDRRAGFDLATGPLTRYTLIRSGPGRNVLVQTVHHIIADGWSVPPMLRALLAEYHAPGTVYPVGGFSDYVRRLAGRDADESDRVWREQLADLPGPSLVAEGHTPSDRFADTAVRPEHDIDAAARSAGVPLSVAVHSAWAVTLGGILHGRDVVFGSTVSGRDADVPGIEDMVGLFINTIPVRARWTGPTTARDLLASVREHQGAVMPHQHVSLARIGRQADAGSLFDTLVVFDVATDVDGLRRPGDTLVVTDLVNEGAPHYPLTLVVERALDGRPRFNLIYDGELLRETTAQSILRTFTSTLTALLTRPDTLVDDLASEGDRRPAHITPTTLGALFDAAARRDPAATAVTQCRLDGGTRSLTYGELTEAKEQLASALRAAGVGPGRRVAVAVPRSVEQVVALVAIVAAGGAYVPLDLAYPDERLEYILADAAPRVVLVDSEQRDRFTELLARTGVQARVLVQDDELPQATTEPGPGASWHDPAYVIYTSGSTGRPKGVVVPHSSVVTLLAHTRPDMDFGPHDVWVQFHSFSFDFAVWELWGALAYGGELLVPEYGLTRSPVDFHRLVRERGVTVLNQTPSAFYQFIEADRHAGEPLPALRRIIFGGEALDLGRLRGWVERHGTGSPELVNMYGITETTVHVTHRVLTDEDFGPGDWVSPIGGPIPGLVTYLLDDRLRPVPPGRVGAIYVAGDQVSLGYLGRPGLTAGRFVANPFAGDGSRMYHTGDLARRTLDGELEFVGRADDQVQLKGFRVELGEVESAIRELDGVIDVAVTVADSGDHLVAHVVGRVPGDFAEQLAAKLPGHMVPGRVMPVEALPLTVNGKLDRKALVERALRGAGLSQCAAPPRGATSHDAPADETTAMAALTKIFTETLPGSDVTADTDFFHAGGDSIIAITVVNRARALGLPIAPRDVFLHKTPRALAEHLATSTPQAAVSTHREDGPLSPTPIILRQRGLGGSLTRFAQARTLQAPEGTGFADAQRAANAVVAAHPTLRLRLHTQHGVWTLRTEPARDITVLRPDTTDATAVANEAAGRLDPEAGDVIAFAWLEASRTLVVTVHHLAVDSVSWLILLDDLAAALRGEALAAPTTSYAEYAEALALGSAQAIDGLGHWLTTLQAPPLLPAVEGLRETTVVLPPETSDRLTRTAPAALGIGLTELLCGALRTALTHIQPSPTDLAIDLERHGRGPVLEQHDYTRTVGWFTSIAPVRLTAHTDPVAAAREVAERQPDERAHVAYGQLRYLNPQTAPLLNTARPQVLFNYLGRGSESQAVHLTGGDQGSPYAVEVNAWLDEATGSLHTAFTLAEGVPDEFTEHWRGALQRIADAATRAERTAPVTPLQRGLFFQAQMAGAAGHYVAQSWFTFDRRLDTGALAEAMAYVITRHPVVGAGFTTDSDGNPVQVLKAGRRVDVRTIELSTDAEVDALRARDRDTGFDPGEPPLIRLTVVRLPDDRDGLLLSYHLLLWDGWSREIMLRDLFDAYEAAVAGEPLDAVPATPSFEDYARALAAKDSTASERFWAEHLAGLPGPTLLAGPAPSFSADLPRALVHTLSAEQSDLLREAARTHGVTLNSVLTGAFGLLLGARTGRSDAVFGVTVSGREGEGLSDIVGVLLNTVPMWTRPRPDDTVRDYLSAVQAARVEAMEHEHLGLGEIQRASGHGTLFDNLFVLQNFLDMDAFAEMNARHGITSVQADDSTHYPFTWVVTPGDRLTVKLEYRDQDTGNARRLLGDYLRVLEDLAPSSGPVGALRGLGPAPSRCERTDVGTDTVVDRFDQAADRAPERVALVAHGSRMTFAELRDRSRAVAGVLARRGIGPETNVGLAIPRSLDSIVALFAVLRVGAAYVPLELDHPDERIAAIVEDARPEVILTVSAVSPRLASLDGDLVELDRPLPEAEPYVTFAPDDPDRLRHPAYTIYTSGSTGKPKGVVTEYAGLTNMLINHQRRIFEPVLAEHGHRIFRIAHTVSFAFDMSWEELLWLADGHEVHVCDEELRRDAPRLVEYCLEHAIDVVNVTPTYAQQLVAEGLLDHPERRPPLVLLGGEAVTPTLWQRLSETGGTVGYNLYGPTEYTINTLGIGTFECQDPVVGVAIDNTDVYVLDPWLRPLPDGVPGELYVSGIGIARGYLGQPAQTAHRFVACPFGEPGERMYRTGDLVVRRPDGNLMYLGRTDQQVKIRGHRVELGEAEAAFAAHPAVRFVAAVAQPDPQVDGSYRLAAYLVLDGAELATVAADVGAGLPDFLRPTHYAQVDSIPLTVNGKADTKALPEAKPLGALTTVGERGPETETETVVCEYFAEALDLDDDEVSAVSDFVSLGGHSMLAVRLIGLLRREYGPVITIRDLFTLRTPEAIARHLDDNS